The following proteins are co-located in the Massilia litorea genome:
- a CDS encoding NHL repeat-containing protein — translation MKLKRFEFAVATALVVLLAGCGGGGGGGGGGGGSTGGTNPTTPATQYTLGGTVYGLAAGTPVTVSNGGEKKIIASNGAFTLDTKLNAGASYNIEAIAPAGYTCQVGNGSGTINANLNNATIACAPVLGNQVAGQVAGLSTALKEPLAVTADANGNVYVLDAGPHSVLKLDKASQQISTFAGGTGKPGTADGAAAAAQFWLGGAGGAVVDAQGNLFLSDGCNGEIRKVAPDGTVSTLAGGGTVVCKNVATASMGQVNATGTAARFERPGSLVSDGAGGVIVIDSQTSQPAVRLVSAAGVVTTRTYPQPDPSATITLQRVARAPDGGLFFSDSNNRIWKDVNGALVLFVGKLSGLSYEDGTGANARFRAITGMTFANGDMYVTDLAKVRKVTGAGVVTTLAGNDNRASVDGQGAAASFSTLLSITFDGTDLIVVDSGQEILRKVSLTGAVSTVKSTPALRASVDGPGIAARFGSFSSLAAGSDGNLYSVDPAGHVVRKATPAGFVTTVGGKAGTPGNDNGALATATFNTPQRIAAGKDGSLWIAQTDGVRRILNNEVTTPDASIKAVNLAVEPSGNAVVVTGTNSGEVIRVTPAGARTVLVNTAQIAALFPARTGVKFTPQSVVVDAAGNIYIADTATAAVYKYSTAGVLSVFAGTPFNETGNIDGAVGVATLGFYEIDHMAIDDAGNLYLSGQGSVRKISPAGVVSSPTYGWGNADIGAVAVLGGKLYGMTRYALLQSSL, via the coding sequence TTGAAACTCAAACGATTTGAATTTGCAGTTGCCACGGCCCTGGTCGTATTACTGGCTGGTTGCGGCGGAGGCGGGGGCGGCGGCGGCGGCGGCGGCGGATCGACCGGCGGCACGAACCCGACCACGCCTGCAACCCAGTACACGCTGGGCGGCACCGTGTACGGCCTGGCAGCCGGCACGCCGGTCACCGTCTCCAACGGTGGCGAGAAGAAGATCATTGCCTCCAACGGCGCGTTCACCCTCGACACCAAGCTCAATGCCGGTGCCAGCTACAACATCGAGGCGATCGCGCCTGCGGGTTATACCTGCCAGGTCGGCAACGGTTCGGGCACGATCAACGCCAACCTCAACAATGCGACCATCGCCTGCGCGCCGGTCCTGGGTAACCAGGTGGCGGGCCAGGTCGCCGGCCTGTCGACCGCACTGAAGGAACCGCTCGCCGTCACCGCCGACGCCAACGGCAACGTGTACGTGCTCGACGCGGGTCCGCACAGCGTGCTGAAGCTGGACAAGGCCAGCCAGCAGATCTCCACCTTCGCCGGCGGCACCGGCAAGCCGGGTACGGCCGACGGCGCAGCTGCCGCAGCCCAATTCTGGCTGGGCGGCGCCGGCGGCGCCGTCGTCGATGCACAGGGCAACCTGTTCCTGTCCGACGGCTGCAACGGCGAAATTCGTAAAGTCGCGCCGGACGGCACGGTCTCGACCCTCGCCGGCGGCGGCACGGTCGTCTGCAAGAACGTGGCAACGGCCAGCATGGGCCAGGTCAATGCGACCGGCACCGCTGCCCGCTTCGAACGCCCGGGCTCGCTCGTCTCCGACGGCGCCGGCGGCGTCATCGTGATCGACTCCCAGACTTCGCAGCCTGCCGTGCGCCTCGTGAGCGCAGCCGGCGTGGTGACCACCCGTACCTACCCACAACCGGATCCGTCGGCGACGATCACCCTGCAACGGGTCGCACGCGCCCCGGACGGTGGCCTGTTCTTCTCGGACTCGAACAACCGTATCTGGAAAGACGTCAATGGCGCGCTGGTCCTGTTTGTCGGCAAACTGAGCGGCTTGTCGTACGAAGACGGTACCGGCGCGAATGCACGCTTCCGCGCCATCACCGGCATGACCTTCGCGAACGGCGACATGTATGTGACCGACCTGGCGAAGGTGCGCAAAGTGACCGGCGCAGGCGTCGTGACGACCCTGGCCGGCAACGACAACCGCGCCAGTGTGGATGGACAAGGCGCCGCAGCGTCCTTCAGTACCCTGTTGTCGATTACCTTCGACGGTACCGACCTGATCGTCGTCGACAGTGGCCAGGAAATCCTGCGCAAGGTCAGCCTGACCGGCGCGGTAAGCACCGTGAAATCCACCCCGGCGCTGCGCGCCAGCGTCGACGGTCCAGGCATTGCTGCACGTTTCGGCTCCTTCAGCTCGCTGGCCGCTGGTAGCGACGGCAACCTGTACTCGGTCGACCCGGCCGGCCACGTGGTGCGCAAGGCAACGCCGGCAGGCTTCGTGACGACGGTTGGCGGCAAGGCTGGCACGCCGGGCAACGACAACGGCGCGCTGGCGACGGCAACCTTCAACACGCCGCAACGCATCGCGGCCGGCAAGGATGGCAGCCTGTGGATCGCGCAAACGGATGGCGTGCGCCGCATCCTGAACAACGAGGTGACGACCCCGGATGCCTCGATCAAGGCAGTCAACCTCGCGGTCGAGCCGAGCGGCAACGCAGTGGTCGTGACCGGTACCAACTCAGGCGAAGTGATCCGCGTTACCCCGGCCGGCGCGCGCACCGTGCTGGTCAACACGGCGCAGATCGCGGCCCTGTTCCCTGCCCGTACCGGCGTCAAGTTCACGCCGCAATCGGTCGTCGTCGACGCCGCCGGCAATATCTACATTGCCGATACCGCCACGGCAGCCGTCTACAAGTACTCGACCGCGGGTGTGTTGAGCGTCTTCGCTGGCACGCCGTTCAATGAAACCGGCAATATCGACGGTGCGGTGGGCGTCGCTACCCTCGGTTTCTATGAAATCGACCACATGGCGATCGACGACGCGGGCAACCTGTACCTCAGCGGCCAGGGCAGCGTGCGCAAGATCAGCCCGGCAGGTGTGGTGTCGTCGCCGACCTACGGCTGGGGCAATGCCGACATCGGCGCCGTCGCGGTCCTGGGCGGCAAGCTGTACGGCATGACGCGCTACGCGCTGCTGCAGTCCAGCCTGTAA
- a CDS encoding peptidylprolyl isomerase, giving the protein MHAQKQSRRALLTHLAAAALAIGFAGHAFAADNPQVAIKTTMGEIVVELDAEHAPKSTANFMQYVKSGFYKGTVFHRVIDGFMIQAGGYTEKLVDKPGVRKPIPSESKNGLSNKPYTLAMARTDNPNSATSQFFINVNDNAGLDYPGQDGYGYTVFGRVVKGQETVDKIKGVMVDDMRGMQNVPVTPIVIQSTTVLGGDRLVK; this is encoded by the coding sequence ATGCACGCACAAAAACAATCCCGCCGCGCCCTTCTGACGCACCTGGCCGCGGCCGCGCTGGCGATCGGCTTTGCCGGCCACGCCTTCGCCGCCGACAATCCGCAGGTGGCGATCAAGACGACGATGGGCGAGATCGTGGTCGAACTCGACGCCGAACACGCGCCGAAGAGCACGGCGAACTTCATGCAATACGTAAAGTCCGGTTTTTACAAGGGTACGGTCTTCCACCGCGTGATCGACGGCTTCATGATCCAGGCCGGCGGCTATACCGAGAAACTGGTCGACAAGCCTGGCGTGCGCAAGCCGATCCCGAGCGAGTCGAAGAACGGCCTCTCGAACAAGCCCTACACGCTGGCCATGGCGCGTACCGACAACCCGAATTCGGCGACCTCGCAGTTCTTTATCAACGTCAACGATAATGCCGGCCTCGATTATCCGGGCCAGGACGGCTACGGCTATACCGTGTTCGGGCGCGTGGTGAAGGGGCAGGAAACGGTCGACAAGATCAAGGGCGTGATGGTCGACGACATGCGCGGCATGCAGAATGTACCGGTGACACCGATCGTGATCCAGTCCACCACCGTCCTCGGTGGCGATCGGCTTGTAAAGTGA
- a CDS encoding peptidylprolyl isomerase, with translation MTSVLLTTNKGNITIELDAEKAPKTVANFLDYVNKGHFSNTIFHRVIKDFMIQGGGFEPGMKQKPTDATVENEGKNGLKNDKYTVAMARTSAPHSASAQFFINTKNNDFLNYPGQDGWGYAVFGKVTAGTEVVDELNKVATSRAGMHADVPVEPIIIEKAEVI, from the coding sequence ATGACCTCCGTACTGCTGACCACCAACAAGGGCAACATCACCATCGAACTCGACGCCGAGAAAGCGCCGAAGACCGTTGCCAACTTCCTGGACTACGTGAACAAGGGTCACTTCAGCAACACGATCTTCCACCGCGTGATCAAGGACTTCATGATCCAGGGCGGCGGTTTCGAGCCAGGCATGAAGCAGAAGCCGACCGACGCGACCGTCGAGAACGAAGGCAAGAACGGCCTGAAGAACGACAAGTACACCGTCGCCATGGCCCGCACCTCGGCCCCGCATTCGGCATCGGCCCAGTTCTTCATCAACACCAAGAACAACGACTTCCTGAACTACCCGGGCCAGGACGGCTGGGGCTATGCCGTCTTCGGCAAGGTCACCGCGGGCACTGAAGTCGTCGACGAGCTGAACAAGGTCGCCACGTCGCGTGCCGGCATGCACGCGGACGTGCCGGTCGAGCCGATCATCATCGAAAAAGCCGAAGTCATCTAA
- the cysS gene encoding cysteine--tRNA ligase yields MSQLKIYNTLAREKQVFVPMEAGKVGMYVCGMTVYDYCHVGHARMMMAFDVIYRWLMESGYEVKYVRNITDIDDKIIKRAVENGETLSSLVTRFTQYMDEDFAALNMLPASVVPRATEHVPGMLAIIEKLEEKGLAYQGEDGDVNYAVRSFPNYGKLSGKSLDDLRAGERVDVNTGKRDPLDFVLWKAAKESEPAEAKWDSKWGRGRPGWHIECSAMSCAHLGEHFDIHGGGQDLQFPHHENEIAQSEGAFGVPMVNYWVHNGFVRVDNEKMSKSLGNFFTIRDVLKKYDAEVIRFFIVRAHYRSPLNYSDVHIDDAKGALTRLYTALGDVDLGSETPAVDWSEAHARRFREAMDDDFNTPLAVAELFDLAGEVNRTKSVATARQLKALAGVLGLLQRAPQEFLRAGSGQGGLGEAEIADLIAARAAAKKARNFAEADGIRAELLAAGIILEDKPDGTTNWRRA; encoded by the coding sequence ATGAGCCAATTAAAGATCTACAACACGCTGGCGCGCGAGAAACAGGTATTCGTCCCGATGGAGGCCGGCAAGGTCGGCATGTATGTCTGCGGCATGACCGTCTACGACTACTGCCACGTCGGCCACGCGCGCATGATGATGGCCTTCGACGTCATCTATCGCTGGCTCATGGAATCGGGGTATGAGGTCAAGTACGTGCGCAACATCACGGACATCGACGACAAGATTATCAAGCGCGCGGTCGAGAACGGCGAGACGCTGTCCTCGCTCGTCACGCGGTTTACCCAGTACATGGACGAAGACTTCGCCGCGCTGAACATGCTGCCGGCGAGCGTCGTTCCGCGCGCAACCGAGCACGTGCCCGGCATGCTGGCGATCATCGAAAAGCTCGAAGAGAAGGGCCTGGCCTACCAGGGCGAGGACGGCGACGTCAACTACGCGGTGCGCAGCTTCCCGAACTACGGCAAGCTGTCGGGCAAGTCGCTCGACGACCTGCGTGCCGGCGAACGCGTCGACGTCAACACCGGCAAGCGCGACCCGCTCGATTTCGTTCTGTGGAAAGCGGCCAAGGAATCCGAACCCGCGGAAGCGAAATGGGATTCGAAATGGGGCCGCGGCCGTCCGGGCTGGCACATCGAGTGCTCGGCCATGTCCTGCGCGCACCTGGGCGAACACTTCGACATCCACGGCGGCGGCCAGGACCTGCAATTCCCGCACCACGAAAACGAGATCGCCCAGAGCGAAGGCGCCTTCGGCGTGCCGATGGTGAACTACTGGGTGCACAACGGTTTCGTCCGCGTCGATAACGAGAAGATGTCCAAGTCCCTGGGCAATTTCTTCACGATCCGCGACGTCCTCAAGAAATACGATGCCGAAGTCATCCGCTTCTTCATCGTGCGCGCCCACTACCGCAGCCCGCTGAACTATTCGGACGTGCACATCGACGACGCCAAGGGTGCGCTCACGCGCCTGTACACGGCCCTCGGCGATGTCGACCTCGGTAGCGAGACGCCCGCCGTCGACTGGAGCGAGGCCCATGCCCGCCGTTTCCGCGAAGCGATGGACGACGATTTCAACACGCCGCTGGCCGTGGCCGAGCTGTTCGACCTGGCAGGCGAAGTCAACCGCACAAAGTCGGTCGCGACGGCGCGCCAGCTGAAAGCCCTGGCCGGCGTGCTCGGCCTGCTGCAGCGTGCGCCGCAGGAATTCCTGCGTGCCGGCAGCGGGCAGGGCGGCCTCGGCGAAGCCGAGATCGCCGACCTGATCGCGGCCCGTGCCGCCGCCAAGAAGGCGCGCAATTTCGCGGAAGCGGACGGCATCCGCGCCGAGCTGCTGGCCGCCGGGATCATCCTGGAAGACAAACCGGACGGGACGACGAACTGGCGTCGCGCATGA
- a CDS encoding GntR family transcriptional regulator, whose amino-acid sequence MNIGWNDNAPIYRQLKDRVIDMMLDGILKAGDALPSVRQIAAEYQLNPITVSKAYQELVDENLVEKRRGIGMYVTEGASEKLLASERERFLREEWPAMVERIRLLGLNVEQLLHTTQPGGSA is encoded by the coding sequence ATGAACATCGGCTGGAACGACAACGCACCCATTTACCGCCAGCTGAAGGACCGGGTCATCGATATGATGCTCGACGGCATCCTGAAGGCCGGCGACGCCCTGCCCTCGGTTCGCCAGATCGCGGCCGAGTACCAACTGAACCCGATCACCGTTTCCAAGGCATACCAGGAACTGGTGGACGAAAACCTAGTAGAAAAACGAAGGGGGATTGGCATGTACGTGACTGAAGGAGCGAGCGAGAAACTGCTTGCAAGCGAACGCGAGCGCTTCCTGCGCGAAGAGTGGCCGGCCATGGTGGAACGCATCCGCCTGCTGGGCCTGAACGTCGAACAGCTGCTGCACACCACGCAGCCGGGAGGTTCAGCATGA
- a CDS encoding UDP-2,3-diacylglucosamine diphosphatase, with protein sequence MSTPARTAALFISDLHLQESHPLTAEAFFRFLDEQAAHADQLYLLGDIFEYWAGDDDLDTPFHARVIAALRALADRGVEVFWMAGNRDFLVGAGFAQAAGLRLLDEPHVATIAGQRIALVHGDAECTLDIKYMEFRATVRNQAWQEQFLAMPLAQRKAIIAGLREGSREAHTTKSYEIMDVTPAAIDALFETLGVEVLIHGHTHRPALHLHGGKRRYVLPDWELDVQPPRGGWIAVDDHGSVTRHGIDGSPVLS encoded by the coding sequence ATGTCCACTCCCGCGCGCACGGCCGCGCTTTTCATTTCCGACCTGCACCTGCAGGAATCCCATCCGCTGACGGCAGAAGCCTTCTTCCGCTTCCTCGACGAGCAGGCGGCGCATGCGGACCAGCTCTATCTCCTTGGCGACATCTTCGAATACTGGGCCGGCGACGACGACCTGGACACGCCCTTCCACGCGCGCGTGATCGCAGCCCTGCGGGCGCTGGCCGATCGTGGTGTGGAAGTGTTCTGGATGGCGGGCAACCGCGACTTTCTCGTCGGCGCCGGTTTTGCGCAAGCGGCCGGCTTGCGGCTGCTGGACGAACCGCACGTGGCCACGATAGCCGGCCAGCGCATCGCCCTCGTGCACGGCGATGCCGAATGCACGCTCGATATCAAGTACATGGAATTTCGCGCGACGGTGCGCAATCAAGCCTGGCAGGAACAGTTCCTGGCCATGCCGCTGGCCCAGCGCAAGGCGATCATCGCCGGCCTGCGCGAAGGCAGCCGCGAAGCGCATACGACCAAGTCCTACGAGATCATGGATGTCACGCCCGCTGCGATCGACGCCCTGTTCGAGACCCTTGGGGTCGAGGTGCTGATCCACGGCCATACCCACCGCCCTGCCCTGCACCTGCATGGCGGCAAGCGCCGCTACGTGCTGCCCGACTGGGAGCTGGATGTCCAGCCGCCGCGTGGCGGCTGGATCGCCGTCGATGACCATGGCTCGGTAACGAGACATGGCATCGACGGCTCGCCCGTCCTGTCCTGA
- a CDS encoding ABC transporter permease subunit: MNTMKWLLRREFWEHKGGFVWAPLIAAIIMVVLVGGVLGYGVASGKMAADNVSIRVDGEEVHHTSIANVMTSEKRAEVASMAANNYIAVGAPIFVVLPVVAFFYCLAALYDDRRDRSILFWKSLPISDADTVLSKLVTVLVVAPMITIGVATAAALAIWFLGALAASHLGISLFGPVLTNVNFYLAPLYLVGMVPVYILWALPTAGWLLLVSSWAKSKVFLWAVGVPLITAVLLKWLEYLIAMTYQGPALNIGHAVQKVLEAILLGLIPGTWFMNAGGDLPMPTHQGVDMMTMLAYSWSTLSKPELWAGVLAGVAMIFAAIRLRRWRDEG; this comes from the coding sequence ATGAATACGATGAAATGGCTGCTCCGCCGCGAGTTCTGGGAGCACAAGGGAGGGTTTGTCTGGGCGCCGCTGATTGCCGCGATCATCATGGTGGTGCTGGTGGGCGGCGTGCTCGGCTACGGCGTCGCAAGCGGCAAGATGGCCGCCGACAACGTCAGCATCCGGGTCGACGGCGAGGAAGTACACCACACCTCGATCGCGAACGTCATGACGAGCGAGAAGCGTGCCGAGGTGGCGAGCATGGCCGCGAATAACTACATCGCCGTCGGCGCGCCGATCTTCGTCGTGTTGCCGGTCGTGGCCTTCTTCTACTGCCTGGCCGCGCTCTACGACGACCGGCGCGACCGCAGCATCCTGTTCTGGAAGTCGCTGCCGATCTCGGACGCCGATACCGTGCTGTCGAAGCTGGTCACGGTCCTGGTGGTGGCGCCCATGATCACGATCGGCGTGGCGACCGCCGCGGCGCTGGCGATCTGGTTCCTCGGAGCGCTTGCGGCAAGCCATCTCGGGATCAGCCTGTTCGGCCCGGTGCTGACCAACGTGAATTTCTACCTCGCACCGCTGTACCTGGTCGGCATGGTGCCGGTCTACATCCTGTGGGCGCTGCCGACTGCCGGCTGGCTGCTGCTGGTGTCGAGCTGGGCCAAATCGAAGGTCTTCCTGTGGGCCGTCGGCGTGCCGCTGATCACCGCCGTGCTGCTGAAGTGGCTCGAATACCTGATCGCGATGACCTACCAGGGGCCGGCCCTCAACATCGGCCATGCCGTCCAAAAGGTGCTGGAGGCGATCCTGCTCGGCTTGATTCCCGGAACCTGGTTCATGAACGCCGGCGGCGACCTGCCGATGCCGACCCATCAAGGCGTCGACATGATGACGATGCTCGCCTACTCATGGTCGACGCTGTCCAAGCCTGAACTCTGGGCTGGCGTGCTGGCCGGCGTGGCGATGATCTTCGCGGCGATCCGCCTGCGCCGCTGGCGCGACGAGGGTTAA
- the cysE gene encoding serine O-acetyltransferase, with the protein MFSSLREDIKSIIERDPAARNGWEVLTCYPGLHAIVLHNWAHACWNLNLKWLGRFISYLARVITGIEIHPGATIGRRVFIDHGFGVVIGETAVVGDDCTIYQGVTLGGTTLVAGTKRHPTLERGVIVGAGAQVLGAFTVGEFAKVGSNAVVVKPVPAGATAVGNPAHIIRKEDQSRSARMFAAYGVAANGDDPVSKALRGLIDHVARQDEQLERLTATIKAAGIACPNMLEGDKLDSAELNRLVD; encoded by the coding sequence ATGTTTTCCTCGTTGCGCGAAGATATCAAGAGCATCATCGAACGCGACCCGGCCGCCCGTAACGGCTGGGAAGTGCTGACCTGCTATCCAGGCCTGCACGCGATCGTCCTGCACAACTGGGCGCATGCCTGCTGGAACCTGAACCTGAAGTGGCTCGGCCGCTTCATTTCCTACCTCGCGCGCGTCATTACCGGCATCGAAATCCACCCCGGCGCGACCATCGGCCGGCGCGTCTTCATCGACCATGGCTTCGGCGTGGTCATCGGCGAAACCGCCGTCGTCGGCGACGACTGCACCATCTACCAGGGTGTCACCCTCGGCGGCACCACGCTGGTGGCCGGCACCAAGCGCCATCCGACGCTCGAGCGCGGCGTGATCGTCGGCGCCGGTGCCCAGGTGCTGGGCGCGTTCACGGTAGGGGAATTTGCGAAAGTCGGCTCGAATGCCGTGGTGGTGAAACCGGTCCCGGCAGGCGCCACCGCGGTCGGCAACCCGGCCCACATCATCCGCAAGGAAGACCAGTCGCGCAGCGCGCGCATGTTCGCGGCCTACGGCGTCGCGGCGAACGGAGACGATCCCGTTTCGAAAGCCCTGCGCGGCCTGATCGATCACGTGGCGCGCCAGGACGAGCAGCTCGAACGCCTGACGGCCACCATCAAGGCGGCCGGCATCGCCTGCCCGAACATGCTCGAGGGTGATAAACTCGATTCAGCCGAACTGAACCGGCTCGTCGATTAA
- the rlmB gene encoding 23S rRNA (guanosine(2251)-2'-O)-methyltransferase RlmB, with protein MKNKMIFGFHAVTSRLRHEAQSVEEIFVDAERNDARMKALIANAKEAGVRVMPVEAARLDKIVGTRRHQGVIAFASQLALARNLDELLDAIEGPPLLLILDGITDPHNLGACLRVADGVGAHAVIVPKDRAVGLNATAAKVASGAAETVPYITVTNLARTMRELKDRGIWLIGTSDDADKGLYEADFTGPTALVMGSEGEGMRRLTRETCDLLVSIPMFGSVESLNVSVASGVCLYEARRQRGINV; from the coding sequence ATGAAGAATAAAATGATTTTCGGCTTCCACGCCGTGACCTCGCGCCTGCGCCATGAGGCGCAGTCGGTGGAAGAAATTTTCGTCGATGCCGAGCGCAACGACGCCCGCATGAAGGCCCTGATCGCCAACGCGAAAGAGGCGGGCGTGCGCGTCATGCCGGTCGAGGCCGCGCGCCTCGACAAGATCGTCGGCACCCGCCGGCACCAGGGCGTGATCGCCTTCGCCAGCCAGCTGGCGCTGGCGCGCAACCTTGACGAGCTGCTCGATGCAATCGAAGGTCCGCCGCTGCTGCTGATCCTCGACGGCATCACCGATCCGCACAACCTGGGCGCCTGCCTGCGCGTGGCCGACGGCGTCGGCGCGCACGCGGTCATCGTGCCGAAGGACCGCGCGGTCGGTCTGAACGCCACCGCCGCCAAGGTCGCCAGCGGCGCTGCCGAGACGGTTCCCTACATCACGGTGACGAACCTGGCGCGCACCATGCGCGAGCTGAAGGACCGCGGCATCTGGCTGATCGGCACGTCCGACGACGCCGACAAGGGCCTGTACGAAGCCGACTTCACCGGCCCGACGGCGCTGGTGATGGGTTCCGAAGGCGAGGGCATGCGCCGCCTGACGCGTGAGACCTGCGACCTGCTGGTCAGCATCCCGATGTTCGGCTCGGTCGAGAGCCTGAACGTCTCGGTCGCCTCGGGCGTCTGCCTGTACGAAGCGCGCCGCCAGCGCGGTATCAATGTCTGA
- a CDS encoding YceH family protein produces MTEETIAGVGTAPVLDPFEIRVLAVLAEKEALTPDNYPMSLNAIVNGCNQLSSRDPVMQLSEDTVQDTLQRLIERRLVSGISAAGARVTKYEHRMRIKWTLEQDKVAVLTVLMLRGLQTAGEIRTRTGRLHEFKSVADVEATLQFLIDKYPPLVAKLERAPGTKESRYGQLLGGEISTARDDSAFGSAAAPAAPSSRIGQLEEEVAAVRAELEELKAQFEAFRQQFQ; encoded by the coding sequence ATGACTGAAGAAACAATCGCCGGCGTCGGTACGGCGCCCGTGCTCGACCCGTTCGAGATCCGCGTGCTGGCCGTGCTGGCCGAAAAAGAGGCGCTCACGCCGGACAATTATCCGATGTCGCTCAACGCCATCGTGAATGGCTGCAATCAATTGTCGAGCCGCGATCCGGTGATGCAGCTGTCCGAAGACACGGTGCAGGACACCCTGCAGCGCCTGATCGAGCGGCGCCTGGTGAGCGGCATCAGCGCCGCCGGCGCCCGGGTCACGAAATACGAGCACCGGATGCGCATCAAATGGACGCTCGAGCAGGACAAGGTGGCGGTCCTGACCGTGCTGATGCTGCGCGGCCTGCAGACCGCCGGCGAGATCCGCACCCGCACCGGCCGCCTGCACGAGTTCAAGTCGGTGGCCGACGTCGAGGCGACGCTGCAGTTCCTGATCGATAAATATCCGCCGCTGGTGGCGAAACTGGAGCGCGCGCCCGGCACCAAGGAATCGCGCTACGGCCAGCTGCTGGGCGGCGAGATCTCCACCGCCCGCGACGACTCGGCATTCGGCAGCGCCGCCGCCCCGGCGGCGCCATCCTCCCGCATCGGCCAGCTGGAAGAGGAAGTCGCCGCAGTGCGCGCCGAACTTGAAGAGCTCAAGGCGCAGTTCGAGGCGTTTCGCCAGCAGTTCCAGTAG
- a CDS encoding ABC transporter ATP-binding protein: protein MSAVISARGLTKRYGKQTAIDGIDFDIPAGRIVGLIGPNGSGKTTTLKAALGLIPFDGELTVMGKDPRTQRDALMQDVCFIADVAILPRWLRVMDAIDFVAGVHPRFDRSRAEKYIANTRLRPTMKVKEMSKGMIVQLHLALVMAIDAKLLVLDEPTLGLDIIYRKQFYQNLLEDYFDENKTIIITTHQVEEVEHILTDLLFIRDGKIVLAASMDEVGERYVEVMVAADKVNAANALQPLDQRTVFGKNVMLFDSARAGGVSRAQLSALGETRNPSVADLFVATMKGTYA, encoded by the coding sequence ATGAGCGCCGTGATTTCCGCCCGTGGCCTGACCAAGCGCTACGGCAAGCAGACCGCCATCGACGGCATCGATTTCGATATCCCGGCCGGACGCATCGTCGGGCTGATCGGCCCCAACGGTTCGGGCAAGACCACGACCCTGAAGGCGGCGCTCGGCCTGATCCCCTTCGACGGCGAACTGACGGTCATGGGCAAGGATCCGCGCACCCAGCGCGACGCCCTGATGCAGGACGTGTGCTTCATCGCCGACGTCGCCATCCTGCCGCGCTGGCTGCGCGTGATGGACGCGATCGACTTCGTGGCCGGCGTCCATCCGCGCTTCGACCGCTCGCGGGCCGAAAAATACATCGCCAACACCCGCCTGCGTCCGACCATGAAGGTCAAGGAAATGTCGAAGGGCATGATCGTCCAGCTGCACCTGGCCCTGGTGATGGCGATCGACGCCAAGCTGCTCGTGCTCGACGAGCCGACCCTGGGCCTCGACATCATCTACCGCAAGCAGTTCTACCAGAACCTGCTGGAAGACTATTTTGACGAGAACAAGACCATCATCATCACCACGCACCAGGTCGAGGAAGTCGAGCACATCCTGACCGACCTGCTGTTCATCCGCGACGGCAAGATCGTGCTGGCCGCCTCGATGGACGAAGTCGGCGAGCGCTATGTCGAAGTGATGGTGGCGGCCGACAAGGTGAATGCCGCCAACGCGCTGCAGCCGCTCGACCAGCGCACCGTGTTCGGCAAGAACGTGATGCTGTTCGACTCGGCCCGCGCCGGCGGCGTCTCGCGCGCCCAGCTCTCGGCCCTCGGCGAAACGCGCAATCCGAGCGTCGCCGACCTGTTCGTGGCAACCATGAAAGGAACCTACGCATGA